The nucleotide window tAGCTAGTAAGTTAAATTAAATGATAAAACATGTGAAAGTGGTTTGTTTAACCACTAAACATGAAAAATTCCAGttaatttattgtataaaaaaaaacaaattatgaaattctATATACTACTTTTCTATAACTATTTTTCTatagttatttttttccttttgctgttaatttacaaattatattttgtagttttagagttattatttttaattttttttttatttattttaatattaaattaactttaatttattattaagtagtgcaaacaaaaaagaaataactttgaaattttctctttaatttatacgaattttccttaatttttttggccaaatttgtaaagaaaaaacatttgaaattgtcTAGTCTTGTTGCTAAGAATCAGAAAGCATGATGGAAactaattgttaaaaatttctaattattttaatacaaacttataattatgtatatgaatatAAGCATTTTAAAGCCTAAAAAACAAACCAGAGAAGAAAAAATTACGATATACACAGAAATAAATACTATATATgtgcaaaaaataaatgtctaccaaaatatataaataaacaagtcttatcttttattaaaaagtatgaatgaagatttttctttaacaattatttaaaatcctTTATTCCTggtttttctaacaaaaaataacggttctttagttttaatttagatATGTAACACCctgtttcaaaaataatactGTTCTCACTGAACATACTTCCCCATTGACAGCTTTAACACAAAcagctgtttttgttttcatttttttttattcgttttagaatcattgtattataacattttatttttgcaaaattatcataaaaacctcaattaaactaaattatttatgtagTAAAGTTTGCTATCAGTGAGTGGTGTATGAAAAGTTAAAGAATATGCTTTCCCATTTAAAAGATATACTTAAATACAGCATACAATATGCCTGTGTGACACATTGTTTTTTTGAATATATTGGCGATTTTGTGGtggtatatatatatttttcttaattattaCTAAtaaaatatggatatttaatagttttttttacaaaaataatggaatttttatgaaattgttaaaaataatttaatatttgataaagtaaaataatacCCCCACAgttgtaaaaaaatagtagtggaTACCAAATAACGGATAATACTTAAAGGACATACGGGGAAATATGGGACaaatacataattaaatttgaatatctTTCATCCGTTTCTGGGAATAATAAATTTCCACGATCAAACTGTGGACAACCAACGTATATTATGATTTAAGCCCCAAACACATAAAATACTTTTCTTCAACAGCTACGTAACGGTGAAACAAATGTAACCCAATCAGTTACTTAATGCAGAGTTAAAAACCCCAGTTGAAGCAAAATTATTGTATGTGTTTGAGCCTTAAAACTTAACTTATTGATCATattaatctaaaatttttatttatataattgtttaaaacttgtttttttattattttagtgcAGTGGCCCCTCCATGGAACCCACCTTGTTCTCCAACAATATTCTACTTACCGAAAGAATAACAACACGTTTTCATAAACCCAATCGTGGCGATATTGTCATTGCCGTCTCACCCACCAATCCCGAGCAGTATATATGCAAACGTGTTGTTGGCTTGCCGGGTGATAAAGTTATTTTGGAACAGCCCCCACCCGAACTTCATGATGTTACAACTGATGTAGTCAAAAACACTGCCACTACCTCCACCTCGAAATCCGCAATAACAGAAGATTACGTGCCAAGAGGTTTTGTATGGATCGAGGGAGATAATCAGAGAAATAGTTCAGATTCTAGATATTATGGACCAATACCTTTGGGTCTGATTAAAAGTCGGGCGGTTTGCAGAATATGGCCattgaatgaaataaaattgttatgaaATAGGCAGTTACTAAGGGTCGGCATGATAAAGTGAAATGTATGCTAAAGGAATAAAATTACCGTAGAAACATGTtggaagtaaaataatttaaaaagaaataaaattacacaaattttataaaaatctaatttgaAATCTTATTCATGTTTTTACtagctattattttatttaggttTAAGTACTATATGCAGGAGGATTATTGTGGAATTCGATTAGAAAGGAAACACTTTCGAAATAGAATGTATAAAGCATAAAAATTCTTGGgcagaaatattattaaatttttacgaaaaACAAAGTAGGACACAATTTCCAGAAAAACCTTTCAATTTTGAGCGGTACtggaaaaattttgtattataaacataaaatacatttaaaatgtgttaataaggctatatttatacaaatttatatatttttcgtacgttttcttaaaataaaatgtctaGTTAGTACTTTAATTTTACTGCTTTAATTAGCAACTGTGTGTAAAAAGCATACATTGTCCTTACTGAACATACCCTTTGTTACTTTTTTCTTATTAATCAAGTTTTGACATCTGCACATTTTTTCATTCCTATAAGCAAAAAACAGTGAGACGGTCGTACAAACTCTGGAAGTTTCTTAAGAAAagtgtattaaaatatattaaattaacttaaaaaaataaaagaataaaaaccATTTAATAATGGCTTCCATAAGTTTGTTAAATCCAAAAGCTGAGTTTGCTCGGGCTGCCCAGGCTTTGGCCATTAACATTTCTGCTGCCAAGGGTTTGCAAGATGTTATGCGTACCAATTTGGGACCCAAAGGAACAATGAAAATGTAAGTTTAACTGTAATTTCTAGCATAAAAGAGTTTAGAGATTGTGTTTTAAAAAGCTGGTAAAGGATTTTTGGCTGTTTTGGAAGCATCTGTGTTAGGAAACATCACGGGGTGTCGGCATTTTTTTATAGTGTGTAAAAATGAGGTTAGTTTGAAGTATTTGTATGTGTCATCGAATGCAGTAATTGAACAGTGTTGGAAAGTGAAAACATTTGGGTTATTAAGTAGAGTTTAAAGTGGGTAGatgaaaaattttgggaaagtaaggaaattttaaattttttaattatttagtagcTTAAACATGTTGTTTatgatgtttgtttgtttttgtatttaatatctttaaaataaatactaaaatgtgtttataattattgaaaattacaccatatgttgtttagtttttaaattcttgGAGTTGccaatatttgttaattttgaaacatggtggtttttaatttattgggcACATTTAGCCTGTGAATTGTTTAATATTGATTACAATTTGCTATAAACATTGTGCcagattaaaatgtttaatttaatttgaaaatggcTTTAAAAATTCAAGGCCAACTTTCGGAACCATTAAACGTTAGATTTGTATATAGTTTTTATAAGACTTGTGGAAATAGTGGGAAGTAAAGATTTCAAAGAAAAAGAATTTCCattttcttgttcttaatatatatttatgcaCAATTGCCATTGGATATTCTTAATTTTAATaagtatttttccaattttatttaaaattgtgctacataaaatgtttaattaactCTGAAGGTGATAGAAACATTATCATTATtcgtataaattaaacaacattCAAGTTTTATAGGACTTTTGTAGAAATAGGGGAAAGTAAAGGTTTCAATCTAAacgtaatttttgtttttgcacaaCTGCCATTGgatattctttgaatttgaataagaatttttccaattttatttaaaattgtgctacataaaatgtttaattaactCTGAAGGTGGTAGAAAAATTATCATTATTCGTATACATTAAACAACATTCAAGTTTTTTAAGCCATTTAaagaaatgttgaaaattgAAGGTAAACAAGTAAAGAATTTCTATTTTTGCATAATTGCCATTggatattctttgaattttaataagaatttttccaattttatttaaaattgtgctacataaaatgtttaattaactCTGAAGGTGATAGAAATATTATCATTATTCGTATCCTTTAAACAATAAACACAAATTATAGCAAAAGTTAGATGTAAGCGCATATAGCCTGTAAATTGTTGTAATAatctaataatttattataaatgttgcgctataaaaatgtttggttaatttaatttgaatatgaCATTCCAATACATTGTCATTTTTCGGAACCATTAATCTACAAgatttttgaattgaattttgttttagaagataaaggtataggaaattttttatttgttaagatttttgacttattttagtCATAATATTGATTTGTTATTTGCGCATATAGCCTGTAAATTGTTGTAATAatctaataatttattataaatgttgCGCTATACAAATGTTgggttaatttaatttgaatatgaCATTCCAATACATTGTCATTTTTCGGAACCATTAATCAACaagttttataacaattattataaattagggttttcaatttttcgtattcaatttaaatacattttcataaaatttttactcaTGGTCAATACTGGCATTTATTAACATGTATTGCAGCAAATGTCAATCTTATGTTATCTGCAGTGACCCccttgacaaatattcatcataacaataaccccctgtctatacctgataaatttttatcatgataaccgtcaaaatcgttgtcatgataaaaaattattcagtatagtccccatttattagtattattgattcgttatgacaaaattgttagtgctttttcacagacaactttgtcttgacaacaaatgtcattaattgttataataaatatttgtcaagtatagacagggggttaccCCTgttacttgacaaatatttattataacaattaatgacgtttgttgtcaagacaaagttgtctttgGAAAAGCattaataaatggagactatactggATTATTTGTTATCATAACAacgattttgacgtttatcatgatacaaatttatcaggtatagacagggggttatgtattttaaattgtgTATTAACATAAATAAGTATTCCCATAACCTTAACAAAGGTAAAGCAATATTGTTCCGTTATTCTGCCGGCGTTATTGCTTTATTGCCAACACATTTATTGCTAGTCTAGTCAGGGGTTAATGGATTTTTTAGCGCATTTTTAGTTTGTAAATTATTGTAtaactttaaaagtttatttaaaaaatagcgcTATAAAAATATgggttaatttaatttgaatatggTTGATAAACTATTCACCAATGTTTGGAACCATTAACCTACAAATAAAGCTAtcaatatttgatttatttttctagTTGCACATATAGCCTGTAAATTGTTGTAGTAATGAATGTGGTCTTAACAAAATTACCATTATTCGGAACCATTAAGccataaattttaatcaatttctagtaaaatattttctattgaaatctTGGTTTTCTAGAAGAATACTTGTTCTTTAGGAATTGCACATATAGCCTGTAAATTGTTGTAATAatctaataatttattataaatgttgtgctatattaaaaatattaatttaatttgaatgtgGCCTTAACAAAAATGATCATTATTCGGAACCATTAAGctataaatattaacaaatttcttGAACATCCTTATCGCGaattaatatttcacatgacATATTCCCATTcatcgttcatcaactttgatCACGTGAAAAAATGTTCCATGTTGTGAaaattttagatgaaattttataaataataaacagctgttacgaacaaaatcaactattgtgaatgataaGTTAGTGGGaaatcacgatagcaattttccctttaAGGAAAATGAATATTTTATGGGAACATagatttcacatgttattggtTAAAGGGGTGATAGAATTTTGGATATCATGATCTCAATTTAATAGCTGGATAAACTTGTAATGCTAATAAAATTCTTTAGGTATTGCACATATAGCCTGTAAATTGTTGTAATAATCTAAtgatttattataaatgttgtGCTATATTAAAaagattaatttaatttgaatgtgGCCTTAACAAACATGACCATTATTCGAATCGATTAAGCAATAAATACCAAGTCTGGAGAGaaactggagaaaaaaaaaattggtggaaaaataaattttaattaaaaaaatttggtaaaaataaaattttgctaaaaacatattttggataaaaatgtttttggagaaaaaaatagatttaaattaaaaaaaaaaattttgcggaaaaattgtgaaaaaatagattttaattaaatgtttttttacaaaaatttttgggggaaaaaaataaaaacttatatgAAGTGTATaataataatcagctgtttaactGACTCCACCTTATATGCTGTAAGATTCCGGAACTCTACGAACCAATCCTGGTGTAGTAGGACGCATTGCAGGGTGCCCTAAGCAATTTGGCCAAAGTTGGATGCAAAGGCAACCAGAAAACTAATTATGTTGGATAGGAAAAGTCTCAGGGCGTTAGTAGAAGTGATAATTGGAGTCttcaaatcattaaaaaatccCCAAACAGTTTTCAGCTCACTAAAcatctaaattatttaaaaattccaccTTTACatcaataataacaaaaaaaaaatctttcatttCCCTCTTTTTGCAGGTTGGTTTCTGGCGCTGGCGATATTAAAATCACCAAGGACGGTAATGTTTTGTTGCATGAAATGCAAATTCAACATCCTACCGCCTCTATGATTGCTCGTGCCAGTACCGCTCAAGATGATTCGACTGGTGATGGTACCACCTCCACCGTTCTCTTGATTGGTGAGCTCCTCAAGCAAGCCGATATCTTTTTGGCTGAAGGTCTGCATCCCCGCATTGTCACCGAGGGTTTCGAGAAGGCCCGCGAACAGGCTTTGTCTGTTTTGGAGACCATGAAAGTGCCCATTGAGGTGAACAAGAAGAGTTTGACTGAGGTGGCCAATACCAGTTTGAAGACTAAGGTCCATGCTGGTTTGGCTGAACTCCTCACCGATGTCTGTGTGGATGCTGTGTTGGCTATACGTCATGATGATAAGCCTGCTGATTTGCATATGATTGAAATTATGGAAATGCAACACAAGACCTCTACTGATACCTCTTTGATTAAGGGTTTGGTTTTGGATCACGGTGCCAGACATCCTGATATGCCTAAGCGTTTGGAAAATGCTTACATTTTGACATGCAATGTCTCTTTGGAATACGAGAAGTCTGAAGTCAATTCGGGCTTCTTCTACAAGACCGCCGAAGAACGTGAGAAGTTTGTTAAGGCCGAACGTGATTTCATCGATCAGAGAGTTAAGAAAATCATTGAATTGAAACATAAAGTGTGTGATGGCACTGAAAAATCGTTCGTCGTCATTAACCAAAAGGGTATTGACCCCATGTCTTTGGATGCTTTGGCCAAGGAAGGTATTATGGCTTTGCGTCGTGCTAAGCGCCGTAATATGGAACGTTTGTCTTTGGCTTGCGGTGGCATTGCCATGAACTCTTTCGATGATTTGGAAGAATCTCATTTGGGTTATGCTGGTGCTGTTTATGAGCACACCTTGGGCGAAAACAAATATACTTTCGTGGAGGAATGCAAAAATCCCCAATCGGTTACCATACTCGTCAAGGGCCCCAACAAACACACTATTGTGCAAATCAAAGATGCCATCAGAGACGGTTTGAGAGCCATCAACAATGCCATTAACGATAAGGCTGTTATTCCTGGTGCTGCTGCCTTTGAGGTTAGAGCCTTCAATCATCTAATGAAATACAAGGACACCGTCAAGGGTAAGGTACGTTTGGGCATCCAAGCTTTTGCTGAAGCTTTGTTGGTTATACCCAAGAATTTGGCCATAAACAGTGGCTACGATGCCCAAGACACTATTGTTAAGTTGACTGAAGAAGATCGCCTCAATCCCGATCCTGTGGGTTTGGATTTGTCCACCGGTGAAGCCATGAAACCGGTCGATTTGGGTGTTTATGATAACTACAACGTTaagaaacaaatattgaatTCCTGCTCGGTTATTGCCAGCAATCTTTTGCTGGTCGATGAGGTTATGCGCGCTGGCATGACCAGTCTTAAGGGTTAGTTTTCCCCCTGGGTTTGGAAAACTTTCTCAAgtattgaattgaaataaaaaacaccCGCTTATCTaacatttttactttatttttcttttcttggtATTTAACCATGTTCCATATGTCTCATTATTTGCTAATTTGTTTTTCCATGTGTGTATACTTTTAAGACATTTtctattgatttatttaaaaatgcactttgaaaataagaaacaaaaacctaaggtttgaaaacaaaaacactcaACGCTAATCTATTAaccattttttttgaaatttatctaaaaaaaataataaaatgaaatcaagCATTTAAAGGTGAAGTTTGGCAAAATAATTATCTGAAAAGAAGAAAAGGGTGGGTTGAAACTCCAAATCAAAGCAAtcattttttaaactcaataaaaaaaacgtgcaattttaaaatagaattgaAGAGGCTTGCTTAACCCaatgtctccacgtagcaatatttattgctgcaattgtcaaatttggtTGCGTCCacaaaatttcttatgaaatgaaagaaattaGTGGAAAAATCCAACACAAAATATAACCAAAATACACCTATGTGTTTCATACAACTTCTCGCGTTTATTTGTGATGaagcaattttaagttttctccACTTAAAGCAATCGCTCTTCTGCAGTTCTGGCAACATTTTAGCTtatcaataaaaattgctacgtggagacgtATGATATAGAAACAATCTGGCAAGCACCAATCATATAAGGTGGTGGCAACAACATATCTTAGGAAATGTCAAcaaacagaaatgaaaaatttaaaaaatatgtattaaaactagtATGTACTAAATAGTGTGAATATTTGAGTAGTGGCGGTTTagttatttaagtaaaaactaaGTATTTTAATAAGGGcgatattgaaatataaaaactgtcagcaaaacaaaaaaacagctgTTGACTAACTCCACCTTATATGAATCATCTTGTTCTTTGCTTTGTTTACATTGCAATTTTATGAGACACCctgtttagcaaaaaaaaaactaacaaaaaaaaaaaatcagctgcAATTTAGTTTTACCGTAAACTTTGTCGGAAATGGATAGTTATCCAAAAAACTTGGTCGATCAGTATTTAAAAACATCTACAAAACTTAAGAAAATCGAAAAAGCAGTGTTCAAGTAAGTATAACAAGATTGAAGAgtattttagaacaaaaaaaaaaataattattttctgcTTTGAACAGACGTTTCGGACCGAATGTCTCCGAGGTATTGGATGACTATGGCCGCTTGGCCATAAAATTTGAAGAAGCTGGCATCTACCAATATGCCGCCATGTGTCAGCTGGGTGTGGCAAAGTGTGAAAACTATTTACAAAACTCCATGGCCGAGTGTCAGGCTTTGCTAAAAGCAGCACGATTATTTTTAAAGGCCCACGAAGAAATGGAGTCTTTGCTGTTGAGATCTAATCGTGACGAGTATAGGGAAACGGCATTGCATTGTTTTACCCAGGCTGTGGAGAAATGTCCTGATGATAGTGTTATTAAGGCAGCCATTATACGCGAAATGACTCCTTTACAGCCTCACTATGAGGTGACTAGTACTTTTAACTCGCCGGCTCATCGTATATACGAGCTAGAATTGGCTACTGAACAGTGTTTAAAGAATCACGACTATCTCAAGGCTTTACAGCAGCTAGATGATATTGTGGATAATATTTATGAGCGTAAAAAGCAACATCTCTATCAAGAGGTTTTGGCTAGAGTGGAAATCCTCAGAGTTTTACTATTGGTGGCCCTAACATTGCCACCGGCACGCCAGACACCAGCTCACATCAAGCTTATAGAGTTCTATGCTCAATTGGCTGAGTTTCAAGCTGAAGAAACGCTTGTGCCCAGTCCTAACCATTCACCAGTGCATGAGGTACACTCATTTGCCTCCTGGCGTCCCGGTTCATATTTaacacaatttcaaaaatttgcttTGGCTGAGATTATTTTAGCCTGGCATTTGAATAAGCCGCGTGATTTAAAAGTAGCTTTACAAGAATTTCGTCATAATTTTATATCTTTGTCGGAACCGCAAAGATTTCTTATAAATAGTATTATACAGAAAGTCGATAAGAAGTGTTGAGAGACATGGCAAGATgatgattaaaacaaaaaggttaagcattatttgttaattaattaCTTGGAAGAATATTACTAATTTACATTCCAttcctttgttttttttttatttaggttTAAGTCAAGTAACACAAGATTTTTTAGCAAgatacattaataaaaaaaatacagtttcAAAAAGTAACAAGATTTTAAGGTaagattttcaattatttacttttaaaaattaattttgaaatagttaattattttatataagaatttAACTATTAATCAGTTGTTGTTCTCAATAAGAAAAGCTGCAATATTCTGTCAAATAacgttttcgtttttaaatgaaattcacaTATTTCGTTGTTTTGTAAATCGAATCTACATAATCTACAAACCTATTTCATTGTACAAAATCGTGCGATATGCAGaactttaatttgttaattatttgtttataaaatcactcgatttacagaacagaaatttaaatatttacaatttatataaCTAACAAATTAGAACAAttcccccccaaaaaaaatgtattaacgGCTCGTATTTTAATGGGAAATAAATTCCTGTGTTTATTGAGAACAATATTTAATTGTGCTTTAGTTTTGAACTCAAACATCACTTTCCACTTTTATAATTACTCatgattatatatttaaaaaagttaattataaattaaaattatcttaattaaaaaaaatttcacttcgATATCATAGATTTTCCAGTAAATcacttttaaaaattccttttcTACACAAATCTTAATGTTGATCTAAATGATTGAACTTCTT belongs to Calliphora vicina chromosome 4, idCalVici1.1, whole genome shotgun sequence and includes:
- the LOC135957359 gene encoding mitochondrial inner membrane protease subunit 1 isoform X1, with the protein product MLSHLKDILKYSIQYACVTHCFFEYIGDFVVCSGPSMEPTLFSNNILLTERITTRFHKPNRGDIVIAVSPTNPEQYICKRVVGLPGDKVILEQPPPELHDVTTDVVKNTATTSTSKSAITEDYVPRGFVWIEGDNQRNSSDSRYYGPIPLGLIKSRAVCRIWPLNEIKLL
- the LOC135957359 gene encoding mitochondrial inner membrane protease subunit 1 isoform X2, encoding MEPTLFSNNILLTERITTRFHKPNRGDIVIAVSPTNPEQYICKRVVGLPGDKVILEQPPPELHDVTTDVVKNTATTSTSKSAITEDYVPRGFVWIEGDNQRNSSDSRYYGPIPLGLIKSRAVCRIWPLNEIKLL
- the CCT6 gene encoding T-complex protein 1 subunit zeta; protein product: MASISLLNPKAEFARAAQALAINISAAKGLQDVMRTNLGPKGTMKMLVSGAGDIKITKDGNVLLHEMQIQHPTASMIARASTAQDDSTGDGTTSTVLLIGELLKQADIFLAEGLHPRIVTEGFEKAREQALSVLETMKVPIEVNKKSLTEVANTSLKTKVHAGLAELLTDVCVDAVLAIRHDDKPADLHMIEIMEMQHKTSTDTSLIKGLVLDHGARHPDMPKRLENAYILTCNVSLEYEKSEVNSGFFYKTAEEREKFVKAERDFIDQRVKKIIELKHKVCDGTEKSFVVINQKGIDPMSLDALAKEGIMALRRAKRRNMERLSLACGGIAMNSFDDLEESHLGYAGAVYEHTLGENKYTFVEECKNPQSVTILVKGPNKHTIVQIKDAIRDGLRAINNAINDKAVIPGAAAFEVRAFNHLMKYKDTVKGKVRLGIQAFAEALLVIPKNLAINSGYDAQDTIVKLTEEDRLNPDPVGLDLSTGEAMKPVDLGVYDNYNVKKQILNSCSVIASNLLLVDEVMRAGMTSLKG
- the Hap40 gene encoding uncharacterized protein Hap40, which encodes MDSYPKNLVDQYLKTSTKLKKIEKAVFKRFGPNVSEVLDDYGRLAIKFEEAGIYQYAAMCQLGVAKCENYLQNSMAECQALLKAARLFLKAHEEMESLLLRSNRDEYRETALHCFTQAVEKCPDDSVIKAAIIREMTPLQPHYEVTSTFNSPAHRIYELELATEQCLKNHDYLKALQQLDDIVDNIYERKKQHLYQEVLARVEILRVLLLVALTLPPARQTPAHIKLIEFYAQLAEFQAEETLVPSPNHSPVHEVHSFASWRPGSYLTQFQKFALAEIILAWHLNKPRDLKVALQEFRHNFISLSEPQRFLINSIIQKVDKKC